A portion of the Planctomycetaceae bacterium genome contains these proteins:
- a CDS encoding ABC transporter permease yields the protein MNGATTIEAPSGDWGAKAVLNRVGPLLALAVVYGLFVLIGPESFREARTLETIARQTTVVGIAALGMTVVMIAGAIDLSVGSIVAISSVVIAMLLRDAEASPLVAALCGVAAGAAAGFITGMIVTTFRVVPFIVTLGMMMALRGVATGLADKTKVYAPETWLQHLLVTLPAGMKWLLVAPGVWVLAVLAVLVGVLLRYTRFGRHVFAVGSNEATARLCGLAVGRIKVLVFALGGAFAGLAGLMQFSRISAGDPRVAIGLELDVIAAVVIGGGSLSGGEGSVLGTLVGALIMGVISSGCSHIGWDNWVQEIITGGIIVVAVALDRLRHRRTAG from the coding sequence ATGAACGGTGCAACGACTATCGAGGCGCCCTCGGGCGACTGGGGCGCCAAGGCAGTGCTGAACCGCGTTGGTCCGCTGCTGGCGCTGGCGGTGGTGTATGGTCTGTTTGTGCTGATCGGTCCGGAGAGCTTCCGCGAGGCGCGCACGCTGGAGACCATCGCCCGCCAGACGACGGTGGTGGGCATCGCGGCGCTGGGCATGACGGTGGTGATGATCGCCGGGGCGATCGACCTGTCGGTGGGCTCGATCGTGGCGATCAGCTCGGTAGTTATCGCCATGTTGTTGCGCGACGCGGAGGCCTCGCCGCTGGTGGCTGCCTTGTGCGGCGTGGCGGCCGGGGCGGCGGCGGGCTTCATTACGGGAATGATCGTCACGACCTTCCGCGTCGTGCCGTTCATCGTCACGCTGGGAATGATGATGGCGTTGCGAGGCGTGGCGACGGGACTGGCGGACAAGACCAAGGTCTATGCCCCCGAGACCTGGCTGCAGCATCTGCTGGTGACGCTGCCGGCGGGCATGAAATGGCTGCTGGTGGCTCCCGGGGTGTGGGTGCTGGCGGTGTTGGCGGTGCTGGTGGGCGTGCTGCTGCGGTACACGCGGTTCGGGCGGCACGTCTTCGCCGTGGGCTCCAACGAGGCCACCGCCCGCCTGTGCGGCCTGGCCGTGGGGCGGATCAAGGTGCTGGTGTTCGCCCTGGGCGGGGCCTTTGCCGGTCTGGCGGGGCTGATGCAGTTTTCCCGCATCAGCGCCGGCGACCCGCGAGTGGCTATCGGGCTGGAATTGGACGTGATCGCGGCCGTCGTCATCGGTGGGGGCAGCCTCTCCGGCGGCGAGGGGTCGGTGCTGGGGACCCTGGTGGGGGCGTTGATCATGGGCGTCATCTCGTCGGGCTGCTCCCATATCGGATGGGATAATTGGGTGCAGGAAATCATTACCGGTGGTATCATTGTCGTCGCAGTCGCGTTGGACCGCCTGCGCCACCGCCGCACCGCGGGCTGA